One region of Kazachstania africana CBS 2517 chromosome 3, complete genome genomic DNA includes:
- the BUD27 gene encoding prefoldin-like protein (similar to Saccharomyces cerevisiae BUD27 (YFL023W); ancestral locus Anc_8.48), whose product MDAELDTLTTSVTKTLDNLKEKRDFLTDQRTHYIGIRANLYEFRERSERADENNESQQKNGRVFGDVIIAYDKVYLSIGYEYFVEKPCDEVIAFVDFKLRLMEEAIEKFEDKIKEARTTLNNLKTLKSRDENAATAPLRDEYDNDTLPMEIREELDDEGNVISSTVSPATYGKAGEDLESKLLGSEDAKLEKELPSKEIEYGDSFANNVRGKLLQEKNKSFEKNLDNDVLENVEELTVNDVNSYRPVVDTGIPNVDTDNIYTFADLVEQMDEQDQLDDGTITSDDIEYDYEAFQGGRYTYDENHSEDSEYEEDGDHESNFSQASLVPGVAAQSSFLEQINKLRASKSIIKSEVSMTDHATKPIVSSNTKQAPKDAGKSILKKGTGSGLDKKKKKKSVGFAPALDIHEVESFKEETKKQTHRFPIFNMGPYETFADDMVDDTNNPHLNEFDSDLFASLLGVQDADQIHDKYKKQVTNEAHLEEEKADYKNKVKTRRVSRFKKDRSSSHQRERHPTETKDDVSDIREAVMVDSFVENDVEPLYHTVEGNDDVTNSAVTGHVREHYEESKPIKKHSRFARMANTTMTDPIIEKDVGEGEVNNSSNSTTRMNPVMSDFIVEHDTNVADAINEPSRVRKVSKFLKTKEGLDKSSSDRDLSRIAEEIYDATKEKDIAGTAKTSKIISSVNPIISDIFESSDDFNPSVECSGELSIKDVKCAAKNTTEKGLRSSIETSKPFKKKMSSLMRPRVQKPQQRNKNLELLDEMSSDPEDDLETRIVEADDFEQDEIGGGKTLQEKDNVSKKDQDDNSGYYEDFPTEIKDVIGKLGKNEDSVHVANVDYSALGENLDDMAKAYLLGMYDDDLEEHPGTVLEKVEDFKEYNKEVDELQDDIIQFRESNPFIPFSNHDKDDEEDDNDGPMMVDVVENEDLSDIGEDKEYEDLALHPHVLNESINIEYRRLKEQMIAKMKELSFDDEPHKEGIDSSKELEPIDEFGNPIKRSRFKAQRLNLNIE is encoded by the coding sequence ATGGATGCAGAATTAGATACCTTGACCACTTCTGTTACAAAAACATTGGACAACCTGAAGGAAAAGCGTGATTTTCTCACAGATCAGAGGACACATTACATTGGTATAAGAGCAAATCTCTATGAATTTCGTGAAAGGTCGGAAAGAGCcgatgaaaataatgagaGCCAGCAGAAAAATGGGAGAGTATTTGGTGATGTAATAATTGCCTATGATAAAGTGTATCTAAGCATAGGGTATGAgtattttgttgaaaagcCGTGTGATGAAGTGATAGCCTTTGTAGATTTCAAGTTAAGATTGATGGAAGAGgctattgaaaaatttgaagacaAAATAAAAGAGGCTCGAACGACTTTAAACAATTTAAAGACTTTGAAATCTCGTGACGAAAATGCTGCTACAGCACCTTTGCGGGATGAGTATGACAACGACACACTGCCCATGGAAATCAGAGAGGAATTGGATGACGAAGGTAATGTGATAAGTAGCACGGTTTCCCCTGCCACATACGGAAAAGCTGGTGAAGATCTGGAATCTAAGTTACTGGGATCAGAAGACGCAAAGCTTGAGAAAGAGTTGCCAAGTAAGGAGATTGAATATGGAGATTCATTTGCCAATAACGTCAGGGGCAAGCTTTTGCAGGAAAAAAACAAGAGCTTCGAAAAGAACCTAGATAATGATGTATTAGAGAACGTTGAAGAATTAACGGTTAATGACGTAAATTCTTATCGACCCGTTGTGGATACCGGCATTCCTAATGTAGATACCGATAATATCTACACCTTTGCCGATCTAGTCGAACAGATGGATGAACAAGATCAATTAGATGATGGTACAATTACTTCTGATGACATTGAATATGATTATGAAGCTTTCCAAGGCGGACGTTACACTTATGATGAGAATCATTCGGAAGATAGCgaatatgaagaagatggtGATCATGAGAGCAATTTTTCACAGGCATCTCTCGTCCCTGGTGTCGCTGCTCAAAGTTCATTCCTGGAGCAGATCAATAAGCTTCGTGCATCTAAATCTATTATTAAATCAGAAGTGTCAATGACTGACCATGCGACTAAGCCAATAGTAAGTTCAAATACAAAGCAAGCCCCAAAAGATGCAggtaaatcaattttaaagaaagGTACTGGATCAGGATTAgacaaaaagaaaaagaagaagagtgTTGGTTTTGCACCAGCTTTAGATATACATGAAGTTGaaagtttcaaagaagaGACCAAAAAACAAACCCATAGATTCCCAATATTTAATATGGGTCCATATGAAACATTTGCCGATGATATGGTAGATGATACAAATAACCCACACCTAAATGAGTTTGATAGTGACCTCTTTGCAAGTCTGCTTGGTGTTCAAGATGCGGATCAGATTCatgataaatataaaaaacaAGTCACTAATGAGGCTCATTTAGAGGAAGAAAAGGCAGATTATAAAAACAAAGTGAAAACTAGGCGTGTTTCTAGATTCAAAAAAGATAGGAGCTCATCACATCAGCGGGAACGTCATCCTACCGAAACAAAAGACGATGTGTCGGACATTAGGGAGGCTGTAATGGTTGATAGCTTTGTAGAAAACGATGTGGAGCCTTTATACCATACAGTTGAAGGTAACGACGACGTAACCAACTCTGCTGTTACAGGTCATGTACGAGAACATTATGAAGAATCGAAGCCTATCAAGAAACACAGTAGATTTGCAAGAATGGCTAATACGACTATGACAGACCCCATTATCGAAAAAGATGTGGGTGAAGGTGAGgtaaataattcttcaaactCAACGACAAGGATGAATCCTGTAATGTCAGATTTTATTGTGGAGCACGATACTAATGTAGCTGATGCTATCAATGAACCGTCTCGTGTCAGGAAAGTGAGTAAGTTTCTTAAGACAAAAGAAGGCCTTGATAAGTCTTCATCTGACAGGGACCTTTCAAGGATTGCCGAGGAGATCTATGACGCTACCAAAGAGAAGGATATAGCTGGTACAGCTAAGACTTCAAAGATTATTTCTTCAGTTAATCCGATCATCTCagatatatttgaaagCTCAGATGATTTCAATCCATCTGTGGAGTGCTCAGGGGAgttatcaataaaagaCGTTAAATGCGCGGCTAAAAACACAACAGAAAAAGGTCTCAGATCAAGTATTGAAACATCGAAACcttttaaaaagaaaatgagtTCACTTATGAGACCGAGAGTTCAAAAACCCCaacaaagaaataaaaactTGGAACTTTTAGATGAAATGAGTTCCGATCCTGAAGATGATTTGGAAACACGCATTGTAGAGGCAGACGATTTTGAACAAGATGAAATTGGCGGTGGAAAAACTttgcaagaaaaagataacgtttcaaagaaagacCAAGATGACAATTCGGGTTATTATGAAGATTTCCCTACGGAAATCAAGGATGTCATAGGAAAGCTGGGTAAAAATGAGGACTCTGTTCATGTTGCAAATGTGGATTATAGTGCATTAGGTGAGAATTTAGACGATATGGCAAAAGCGTATCTTCTTGGTATGTATGACGATGATTTAGAGGAACATCCTGGTACTGTCTTagaaaaagttgaagatttcaaagaatataaCAAAGAGGTCGATGAGTTACAGGATGATATTATTCAGTTTAGAGAAAGTAACCCTTTCataccattttcaaacCATGATAAAGATGACGAGGAGGACGATAATGATGGTCCTATGATGGTTGATGTTGTTGAGAATGAAGATTTATCAGACATAGGAGAAGACAAAGAGTACGAAGATCTAGCTTTGCATCCACATGTTTTGAATGAGTCAatcaatattgaatatcGCCGCTTGAAGGAGCAGATGATTGCCAAGATGAAAGAACTTTCATTTGACGATGAGCCACATAA
- the EPL1 gene encoding Epl1p (similar to Saccharomyces cerevisiae EPL1 (YFL024C); ancestral locus Anc_8.47): protein MPNPTVRNDKDLNTRFRHRKISVKQRLRIYQPNDLKNLDKDELQQREVVDIETGVEKNEEKEVHLLKILQKGSNQQINDKKKEYIPTPSASTTWNEYDDFYYGKFQSPVGYIKFSATVEDCCGAAYNMDETDEIFLKDEINDREEFKDNQLSEDEFEILCTTFENAIRERQPFLGMDPETILSFEEIKPTLLKVDYDDNGIRSALTSELNFNNEKRFLTKFDSPSQAYLRALPILIESYGSKVYDHWKLRKIESNGTEIFPQLKFERPGEKEEVDPYVCFRRREVRHPRKTRRIDIINSQKLRLLRKELEHAKELAFLVAKREQASLKLLEAESDVFSDRCQIKSLKRNLNLSAEEDDLINHKRKRTNLITLEKKKQLEEEALAAKLAKERAEAAAAITSDSSMRKANKGKLSKRQLEQMVKSGAKLTKQQLQQLKQYQKNDNSKLDNSLKQLQQEKNKLALQSQQQAPSVASHVYVKLPSSKVPDIVLDDVDNLLSSKERNARNYVQERMEKRRIEDANMFFNLTDDPFNPIFDITLPNSVAPSDAPFSSIASSKFEIDKSYYVPDLRDYLNGTTDNIIVFNKDGEKITTNTEQYKKLEIYDPFQQRKEIHSREYPVKFRRRIGRCNIQYFDRKPNGSFPEKYSSLNEFIDFDAIEKEEYGDAQKAINVYDSKADELVRLYDKWKYDSPQNDYGLPFSVEPSKLNKISNETQVIRFGTMLGSKSYEQLRKSTIKYRREYIARIKQQKIDAQQSLQQDQQSQRESPAPGTQINKSNSNSTSSIALSPKMQSTVPLTSPSDNPVIKNETKFGSTPSPMSQAVPVTQKKTS, encoded by the coding sequence ATGCCTAATCCTACCGTTCGTAATGATAAAGACTTAAATACCCGTTTCAGACATCGAAAGATATCCGTCAAGCAAAGACTAAGAATATACCAGccaaatgatttgaaaaatctggaTAAAGATGAACTACAACAGCGTGAAGTTGTCGACATAGAGACAGgtgttgaaaaaaatgaggaaaaagaagttcatcttttaaaaattttacaaaaggGTAGCAATCAACAgataaatgataaaaagaAGGAATACATCCCGACGCCAAGCGCGTCCACTACCTGGAATGAATATGACGACTTTTATTATGGTAAATTTCAAAGTCCTGTTGGctatattaaattttctgcTACCGTGGAAGATTGTTGTGGCGCTGCATATAATATGGATGAAACCGACGAAATATTCcttaaagatgaaataaatgatagagaagaatttaaagataATCAATTGAGTGAAGacgaatttgaaattctgTGTACaacatttgaaaatgctATACGAGAGAGACAACCTTTTCTTGGTATGGATCCCGAAACAATACTGTCATTTGAGGAAATAAAGCCGACCTTATTGAAAGTCGACTATGATGACAATGGGATAAGATCTGCATTGACTAGCGAACTAAACTTTAATAATGAGAAAAGGTTtttgacaaaatttgattcacCTTCTCAGGCATACCTAAGAGCTCTACCCATTTTGATCGAAAGTTACGGCTCCAAGGTTTACGATCACTGGAAGCTACGTAAAATTGAATCCAATGGTACTGAAATTTTCCCACAATTAAAGTTTGAACGTCCTggtgaaaaagaagaagtcgATCCTTATGTTTGTTTCCGTAGAAGAGAAGTTAGGCACCCAAGAAAGACAAGACGTATCGATATTATAAATAGtcaaaaattgagattATTGCGAAAAGAATTGGAACATGCAAAGGAATTAGCTTTTCTAGTTGCAAAACGTGAACAAGCTTCGTTGAAGCTTCTCGAGGCTGAATCAGATGTGTTCAGTGATAGATGTCAGATAAAGAGTTTGAAGCGTAATCTAAATCTCAGTGCGGAAGAAGACGATTTGATTAATCATAAGAGAAAACGTACGAACTTGATCACCttggaaaagaagaaacaacTCGAAGAGGAAGCGTTGGCTGCCAAGTTGGCAAAAGAAAGAGCCGAAGCAGCTGCTGCAATTACATCAGATTCATCAATGAGAAAAGCAAACAAGGGAAAATTGTCGAAGCGACAGCTAGAACAGATGGTAAAATCTGGTGCCAAATTAACTAAACAACAATTAcaacaattgaaacaatACCAAAAGAATGATAACAGCAAGCTTGATAACTCTCTTAAACAACTACAGcaagaaaagaacaagCTGGCTTTGCAATCCCAACAACAAGCACCTTCTGTTGCATCTCATGTCTACGTAAAGTTACCATCATCCAAGGTTCCTGATATTGTGCTAGATGATGTTGACAACCTTCTATCCAGTAAAGAAAGGAATGCGAGAAATTATGTTCAGGAAAGAAtggaaaagagaagaattgagGATGCCAATATGTTCTTCAATTTAACAGATGATCCTTTCAATccaatatttgatataacTTTACCAAACAGTGTTGCTCCAAGCGATGCGCccttttcatcaattgcttcttccaaatttgaaattgataagTCCTATTATGTTCCAGATTTAAGAGATTATCTAAATGGTACAACTGATAACATTATTGTTTTCAATAAGGACGGTGAAAAAATTACCACAAATACAGAgcaatataaaaaattagaaatttaTGATCCTTTCCAACAAAGAAAGGAAATTCATTCTAGAGAATACCCAGTTAAATTTAGAAGACGTATCGGTAGATGTAACATACAATATTTCGATCGTAAACCCAATGGCTCATTTCCCGAAAAGTATAGTAGCCTGAATGAATTTATAGATTTTGATGCTATCgaaaaggaagaatatGGTGACGCTCAGAAGGCCATTAACGTATACGATTCAAAAGCTGACGAGTTAGTAAGGCTATATGATAAATGGAAATATGATTCTCCCCAAAATGATTACGGATTGCCATTTTCTGTCGAGCCTTCCAAActgaataaaatttctaatgaAACTCAAGTCATACGTTTTGGTACCATGCTAGGTAGTAAGTCCTACGAACAGCTTAGAAAATCCACAATAAAATATCGCCGGGAATATATTGCCAGAATTAAGCagcaaaaaattgatgcaCAGCAATCGCTGCAACAAGATCAACAAAGTCAACGAGAATCACCAGCTCCTGGTACTCAAATCAACAAAAGCAACTCTAATTCTACCTCTAGCATTGCACTATCACCAAAAATGCAATCAACTGTGCCTTTGACTAGTCCATCCGATAATCCTGTAATTAAAAACGAAACTAAATTTGGGTCAACTCCTTCGCCGATGTCACAGGCTGTCCCCGTAACTCAAAAAAAGACATCTTAA